In one window of Sus scrofa isolate TJ Tabasco breed Duroc chromosome Y, Sscrofa11.1, whole genome shotgun sequence DNA:
- the EIF1AY gene encoding eukaryotic translation initiation factor 1A, Y-linked, whose translation MPKNKGKGGKNRRRGKNENESEKRELVFKEDGQEYAQVIKMLGNGRLEAMCFDGVKRLCHIRGKLRKKVWINTSDIILVGLRDYQDNKADVILKYNADEARSLKAYGELPEHAKINETDTFGPGDDDEIQFDDIGDDDEDIDDI comes from the exons ATGCCTAAGAATAAAG GTAAAGGAGGTAAAAACAGGCGCAGGGGTAAGAATGAgaatgaatctgaaaaaagagAATTGGTGTTTAAAGAGGATGGACAAG aatatGCTCAGGTCATCAAAATGTTGGGAAATGGAAGATTGGAAGCAATGTGTTTTGATGGTGTAAAGAGGTTATGTCATATCAgaggaaaattgagaaaaaag gttTGGATAAATACCTCAGATATTATATTGGTTGGTCTTCGTGATTATCAG GATAACAAAGCTGATGTAATTTTAAAGTACAATGCAGATGAAGCTAGAAGTCTGAAGGCTTATGGGGAGCTTCCAGAACATG CAAAGATTAATGAAACTGATACATTTGGTCCTGGAGATGATGATGAAATCCAGTTTGATGACATTGGAGATGATGATGAAGACATTGATGAT